The Malus domestica chromosome 13, GDT2T_hap1 genome includes a window with the following:
- the LOC139190321 gene encoding uncharacterized protein: MTTQPGTNWTLLEDVALCTSWVQVTHDSITGNEMQLREMWSLIHTNYLEKMGGQRTKESMSSRWKLLSQSFSTWRDALAQASGNLRSGENLTDQELQAQAWYGAKTKSKNKTFTRFECWNIVKDCPKFRVVHVGPEVFMNSTPLHSTPEHASHDHDEDDEEVPETPPVEQASGSTHYPIRPQGKKASKRKGNASKNDYAKYMEDLARQGELNLAREMAKFEADKAREDAKAAAFERKFEADERERELLWQEREHRREERMAERDRDIMKEPLEGKSPDSKYFWKSEKADVVRRMRAREARARGDGPSTTREDYPSMTREDHPSTTNWLGDGYHPFTNP, encoded by the exons atgactactcaaccaggtacgaattggacgcttcttgaagatgttgcgttgtgtactagttgggttcaagttactcatgattcgattacgggtaatgagatgcagttgcgagaaatgtggagtcttattcataccaattatcttgagaaaatgggtgggcaaagaactaaagaatcgatgtccagtcgttggaaattacttagtcaatcgtttagtacgtggagagacgccttggcacaagctagtggtaatcttcgaagtggggaaaatttaacggatcag gaacttcaagcacaagcttggtatggtgccaaaaccaaaagcaaaaacaaaacattcacccggtttgaatgttggaatattgtcaaagattgtcctaaatttagAGTTGTGCATGTCGGTCCAGAAGTTTTCATGAACAGCACCCCTCTACACTCTACACCTGAGCATGCCTCGCATGatcatgatgaagatgatgaagaagtgcctgaaacgccccccgttgaacaagcgtcggggtcgacccattatccaattaggcctcaaggtaagaaggcttcaaagagaaaaggtaatgcttccaagaatgattatgcaaagtatatggaagatcttgcccgccaaggtgaattgaatttggcccgggaaatggctaaatttgaggctgataaggctagagaggatgcaaaagctgcagcttttgagagaaaatttgaagctgatgagagagaaagagaactactttggcaagaaagggaacatagaagagaagaaagaatggctgaacgagatcgtgacattatgaaggagcctttagaagggaagtctccagactctaaatatttttggaagtcagAGAAAGCGGATGTGGTGCGAAGGatgcgtgcaagagaagcgagagcaagaggagatggtcctagcaccacAAGAGAAGATTATCCTAGCATgacaagagaagatcatcctagcaccacaaattggttaggtgATGGTTATCATCCATTCACAaacccataa
- the LOC103453776 gene encoding uncharacterized protein produces the protein MAMRRFYNEIKGLKVKELPDHIKPMLSVDYAKKAVQRGLDNYHAKYIQTSSVDPLLHVCFGGMIFSYLVALPEERRHLEHAKHAKEHGH, from the coding sequence ATGGCGATGAGGAGATTCTACAACGAGATCAAGGGGTTGAAGGTGAAGGAATTGCCCGACCACATTAAGCCGATGCTGTCCGTCGATTACGCCAAGAAGGCTGTGCAGAGAGGCTTGGACAACTACCACGCCAAGTACATCCAGACCAGCTCCGTCGATCCTCTCCTCCATGTCTGCTTCGGAGGCATGATCTTCTCCTACCTCGTCGCTCTTCCCGAGGAGCGCCGCCACCTCGAGCACGCCAAGCACGCCAAGGAGCATGGCCATTGA